The Argentina anserina chromosome 3, drPotAnse1.1, whole genome shotgun sequence genome includes a region encoding these proteins:
- the LOC126787552 gene encoding pentatricopeptide repeat-containing protein At1g62720-like, which translates to MVSQGISPDIYTFTVLVDTLSKEGKVEEAKTVLDVMNQRGIQSDMITYSSLMNGYCLQGEMDQARQVFDLMISKGSMVDVHSCSKLIKGYCQSEEVDQAHKIFQEMTCWELVPNTVTFNTLIDGSYKAGRIRDMQKSTRIDQRDGSQQVGAKYRRATILSSKLKLRNCYPKWRRKAVCQMVVPTTQLSGVLNNNEISKATVLMKEMRKKGFSGDATTMRIAALLSKAIGDPELLAWLKDSD; encoded by the exons ATGGTAAGCCAAGGTATCTCCCCAGATATCTACACCTTCACTGTCTTGGTTGATACACTCTCTAAGGAAGGGAAGGTTGAGGAAGCCAAAACTGTGCTTGACGTGATGAATCAAAGAGGAATTCAATCTGACATGATTACATACAGCTCGCTTATGAACGGTTACTGTCTGCAAGGAGAAATGGATCAGGCGAGACAAGTTTTCGATCTAATGATTAGCAAGGGCTCTATGGTCGATGTTCATAGTTGCAGTAAATTGATAAAAGGATATTGCCAGAGTGAAGAGGTCGATCAGGCTCACAAAATTTTCCAGGAAATGACCTGTTGGGAGCTTGTTCCAAACACTGTCACTTTTAACACTCTTATTGATGGTTCCTACAAAGCAGGGAGAATCCGAGATATGCAGAAAAG CACTAGAATTGATCAGAGAGATGGAAGTCAACAAGTTGGAGCTAAATATCGTAGGGCTACAATACTATCATCGAAG TTGAAGCTGAGAAATTGTTATCCGAAATGGAGGAGAAAGGCTGTTTGCCAAATGGTTGTGCCTACAACACAATTATCTGGGGTTTTAAATAACAATGAGATCTCAAAGGCTACGGTACTAATGAAAGAAATGCGTAAGAAGGGCTTCTCTGGAGATGCAACAACTATGAGGATTGCTGCTTTATTGTCGAAGGCTATAGGAGATCCTGAATTATTAGCATGGCTTAAAGATTCGGACTGA
- the LOC126789433 gene encoding G2/mitotic-specific cyclin S13-7-like: MDTRAVAPLQPRGNGKVHGEAPRRNQRVALEDRTNLGEGQVEIEGKPGVQVTRRITRSFHAQLLANAQKNNGNPVLVPGVDNKEAKNISGAPAKKVTTNKTDEDVVVISSGEENEKPVNSGKPVQCSRKEVKTLTSILTARSKAMAGGDTNKQKEQILDFDRADVNDELAVVEYVDELYKFYKLEEDDCRVGDYLGTQPDINSKMRSILIDWLVDVHRKFELMPETFYLTVNIIDRFLSRKMVTRRELQLVGISSTVIASKYEEVWAPEVNDFVCLSDYAYTGCQIRAMEKAILQKLEWYLTVPTPYVFLARYIKASISPDDEMKNMVFYLAELGVLDYQITIRHSPSMIAAAAVYAARCTLNKMPFWTETLKHHTGYCKEELRECAKVLVGFHSKAGEGDLKAIYRKYTKPEYGAVSRRTPAKIC, translated from the exons ATGGACACCAGAGCTGTTGCTCCTCTACAACCCAGAG GTAATGGTAAAGTCCATGGAGAAGCACCAAGAAGGAACCAGCGAGTAGCTCTTGAAGACAGGACCAACTTAGGGGAAGGTCAGGTTGAAATTGAAGGGAAACCCGGGGTTCAGGTTACTCGCCGCATCACAAGGAGTTTCCATGCCCAACTGTTGGCAAATGCACAGAAGAACAATGGG AACCCAGTACTAGTGCCTGGTGTTGACAACAAGGAAGCTAAGAATATAAGTGGTGCCCCAGCAAAGAAGGTCACCACGAATAAAACTGATGAAGATGTGGTTGTGATTAGTTCTggtgaagaaaatgagaagcCGGTCAATAGCGGCAAGCCGGTACAATGTTCAAGGAAAGAAGTCAAGACTCTCACTTCGATACTAACAGCTCGAAGCAAG GCTATGGCTGGTGGAGACACTAACAAACAAAAAGAGCAGATCTTGGATTTTGATAGAGCTGATGTCAATGATGAACTAGCAGTTGTAGAATATGTTGATGAACTATACAAGTTCTACAAACTTGAAGAG GATGACTGCCGAGTTGGAGATTACTTGGGCACACAGCCAGATATCAATTCGAAGATGAGGTCTATCCTTATAGACTGGTTGGTAGATGTCCACAGGAAATTTGAATTGATGCCTGAAACCTTCTACCTTACTGTGAACATAATTGACCGATTCCTTTCAAGGAAGATGGTAACTAGGAGGGAGCTTCAGCTAGTTGGCATCAGTTCTACAGTGATAGCATCGAAGTATGAGGAAGTTTGGGCTCCAGAG GTCAATGATTTTGTGTGCTTATCAGACTATGCATATACTGGCTGTCAGATTCGTGCAATGGAGAAAGCAATCTTGCAGAAGTTGGAGTGGTATTTGACGGTTCCAACACCTTATGTATTTCTTGCTAGATACATCAAAGCTTCCATTTCACCTGATGATGAG ATGAAGAATATGGTGTTCTATTTAGCTGAACTTGGAGTTTTGGATTATCAAATAACCATCCGGCACTCCCCGTCCATGATAGCTGCTGCAGCAGTCTATGCTGCCCGTTGTACCCTCAACAAGATGCCTTTCTGGACTGAGACTTTGAAACACCATACTGGTTACTGCAAAGAAGAGCTAAG GGAATGTGCCAAGGTGTTGGTTGGCTTTCACTCAAAGGCTGGAGAAGGTGATCTCAAAGCTATATACAGAAAATACACAAAACCTGAATATGGTGCAGTTTCTCGCCGCACTCCAGCAAAAATTTGTTAG
- the LOC126789449 gene encoding histone H3.2: MARTKQTARKSTGGKAPRKQLATKAARKSAPATGGVKKPHRFRPGTVALREIRKYQKSTELLIRKLPFQRLVREIAQDFKTDLRFQSSAVAALQEAAEAYLVGLFEDTNLCAIHAKRVTIMPKDIQLARRIRGERA; encoded by the coding sequence ATGGCTCGTACCAAGCAGACCGCCCGCAAATCCACCGGAGGCAAAGCGCCGAGGAAGCAGCTGGCCACCAAGGCTGCCCGGAAGTCGGCCCCGGCGACCGGAGGAGTGAAGAAGCCTCACCGTTTCAGGCCGGGCACGGTGGCGCTGAGGGAGATCAGGAAGTACCAGAAGAGCACTGAGCTTCTGATCCGCAAGCTTCCGTTCCAGAGGCTTGTGAGGGAGATCGCTCAGGATTTCAAGACTGATCTCCGGTTCCAGAGCAGCGCCGTGGCGGCGCTTCAGGAGGCGGCGGAGGCGTATCTCGTTGGACTTTTCGAGGACACGAATCTTTGTGCTATTCATGCTAAGAGGGTTACGATTATGCCCAAGGATATCCAGCTTGCTCGGAGAATCAGAGGCGAGAGGGCTTAG
- the LOC126789419 gene encoding G-type lectin S-receptor-like serine/threonine-protein kinase LECRK2 has protein sequence MASNLAYPLFFIVLVILPCYTMAQTSKNISLGSSLTAKNDDNSSWSSPSGEFAIGFQQIVKDGFLLAIWFDKIQEKTIVWSANGDSLVPQGSKVELTSDGQFVLNDAKGNQVWSADYSTSTGVSYAALLDTGNFAIANQNSTYLWESFDEPTDTMLPTQSLKQNGVLYARYTNTNYSTGRFMFTLQSNGHLLLYTTNFPQNSANSEYWSAKYTDIGFQVIFNQSGLIYFTSKNGSILSTISANPIASQDFYQRATLEYDGVLRHYTYPKISSSSEGRPMAWSTASFIPPNICTSIVQARGFGACGFNSLCQLEDAGPTCLCPEGYSILDPNDKLKGCKQDFAPQSCDAADAPDEFDLKEMKNTNMPFLDYELFLPVSEDWCRQSCLEDCFCVVAIFNSGGQCYKKGLPFSNGRIDPSLTGTKALVKIRKDNSTLKNGGANFTKKDDSTLIIVGSVLLSSLGILNFILPLVTYVVVSRTFSRKALEVQPYKGMNLKYFTYEELKKATNEFKEELGSGASATVFKGVLACDEGKCVAVKILYAKVGENDMEFNAEVRAIGRTNQRNLVQLLGYCNEGKHRILVYEYMINGTLASFLFGEARPNWYQRRQIALGVSKGLFYLHEECSNQIVHCDIKPQNILLDDTFTAKISDFGLAKLLRLDQTRTITGIRGTRGYVAPEWFKNLPITTKVDVYSFGILLLEIICCRKKYDEESADEDQIILADWAYDCYNQRKLHLLLEKNDETNEDIKMMEKYVMVAMWCIQEDPSLRPSMKKVIHMLEGIVDVPIPPDPSSFTSSILLDLTH, from the coding sequence ATGGCTTCCAATCTAGCTTACCCCCTTTTCTTCATTGTTCTCGTGATCCTTCCTTGTTACACCATGGCTCAAACGTCGAAGAACATTTCTTTAGGTTCATCCCTCACTGCCAAAAACGATGATAACTCATCTTGGTCATCCCCATCTGGTGAGTTTGCTATTGGCTTTCAACAGATTGTGAAAGATGGTTTCTTACTAGCCATCTGGTTCGACAAGATACAAGAGAAAACAATTGTGTGGTCAGCCAATGGAGACAGTCTTGTGCCACAAGGATCAAAAGTTGAGCTCACCAGTGATGGCCAATTTGTGCTCAATGATGCAAAGGGCAATCAAGTATGGTCTGCCGATTATTCTACTAGTACCGGAGTTTCCTATGCAGCGTTGCTCGACACTGGAAATTTTGCGATTGCTAATCAAAACTCCACCTACTTGTGGGAGAGTTTTGATGAGCCAACTGACACAATGCTTCCCACACAAAGTCTCAAGCAGAATGGCGTACTGTATGCTCGCTACACGAATACAAATTACTCAACAGGTAGATTCATGTTTACACTACAATCTAATGGACATCTCTTGCTTTACACCACAAATTTCCCTCAAAATTCGGCCAATTCAGAATATTGGTCAGCCAAATATACTGATATTGGATTTCAAGTCATCTTCAATCAGTCTGGCCTTATTTACTTTACATCCAAGAATGGGAGCATACTGAGTACAATATCAGCCAACCCCATCGCATCCCAAGATTTCTACCAGCGAGCTACACTCGAGTATGATGGAGTTTTGAGGCACTATACATACCCTAAAATCAGTAGCTCAAGCGAGGGAAGGCCTATGGCATGGTCTACTGCTTCTTTTATACCACCAAATATTTGCACGTCAATTGTCCAAGCTAGAGGATTTGGTGCGTGTGGGTTCAATAGCTTGTGTCAGCTTGAAGATGCAGGACCAACTTGTCTATGTCCAGAAGGTTACAGTATTCTTGATCCTAATGATAAGCTCAAAGGATGCAAGCAGGACTTTGCTCCACAAAGTTGCGATGCTGCAGATGCCCCAGATGAGTTTGACTTGAAAGAGATGaaaaacactaatatgccatttTTGGATTACGAGCTTTTCCTACCTGTGTCTGAGGATTGGTGCAGACAGAGTTGCCTAGAGGATTGCTTTTGTGTTGTTGCCATTTTCAACAGCGGAGGACAGTGCTATAAGAAGGGACTCCCTTTTTCAAATGGAAGGATTGATCCTAGTCTTACTGGGACGAAAGCTCTtgtcaaaataagaaaagacaACTCTACTTTAAAGAATGGAGGAGCCAATTTTACAAAGAAAGATGATTCAACTTTGATCATTGTAGGATCAGTGCTCCTTAGTAGCTTGGGGATTCTGAACTTCATCTTACCTCTGGTAACATATGTGGTTGTTTCTCGAACGTTTTCTAGAAAGGCTCTAGAAGTTCAACCTTACAAAGGCATGAATTTGAAGTATTTTACTTATGAGGAGTTAAAGAAAGCTACAAATGAGTTCAAGGAAGAACTAGGCAGCGGTGCTTCGGCAACAGTTTTCAAAGGAGTGTTAGCATGTGACGAAGGAAAATGTGTTGCagtcaaaatattatatgCGAAGGTTGGAGAAAATGATATGGAATTCAATGCTGAGGTGAGAGCAATTGGGAGAACTAATCAAAGGAATTTAGTCCAACTTCTTGGATATTGCAACGAGGGGAAGCACCGAATTCTTGTGTATGAGTATATGATCAATGGTACTTTAGCAAGCTTCCTTTTCGGAGAGGCAAGGCCAAACTGGTACCAAAGAAGGCAAATTGCATTAGGAGTTTCAAAGGGGCTCTTCTATTTGCATGAGGAGTGCAGCAACCAAATTGTACATTGTGACATTAAGCCTCAAAACATTCTCCTCGACGACACATTCACAGCTAAAATCTCCGATTTTGGATTAGCCAAGCTTTTGAGACTTGACCAAACTCGCACTATTACAGGGATTAGAGGAACAAGAGGGTACGTGGCACCTGAATGGTTCAAGAACTTGCCTATCACAACGAAGGTGGATGTCTACAGCTTTGGTATTTTGCTGTTGGAGATCATTTGTTGCAGAAAGAAATACGACGAAGAATCAGCAGATGAAGATCAAATAATTCTTGCAGACTGGGCTTATGACTGCTATAACCAAAGGAAACTACATCTGTTGCTGGAGAAAAATGATGAGACAAATGAAGACATCAAGATGATGGAGAAGTACGTGATGGTCGCAATGTGGTGCATTCAGGAAGATCCATCACTGAGACCTTCCATGAAGAAAGTCATTCATATGCTTGAAGGGATTGTTGATGTGCCGATTCCACCTGATCCATCTTCTTTTACAAGTTCCATACTTTTGGACCTTACACATTAG